A window of Actinomadura viridis genomic DNA:
CGCGCAGATGTCCAGCAGCCGCAGCGGATCGGCGACCACGGCGGACGCGCGGACGTCCTCCGGCGACACCTCCTTGCGGTACCGCGCGTTGGGGTTGGCCAGCCCGTGCCGCGCGTTCTTGACCTTGACCGCGGCGAAGTCGTCCAGCGTCGCGCCGTGCACCGCCATCCGGCGCCGCGCGTAGAGGGCGAAGTAGATCGGGTTGGTCGCGCCCAGCAACCGGAACCGCAACCAGTCCGGGTCGTCGGGCCGGTCACCGCCCACCGGCTTGAAGAACCCCTTGGGCGCGGCGTCCGCGCCCACCACCAGCGCGACGTCGCACAGCCCCGCCAGGATCCGCGCGCGGGCCGCGTCGATGGCCTGCGCCCCGGACGCGCAGGCGGCGTAGCAGCTGGAGATCCGCGCCCCCGACCAGCCGAGCGCCTGCGCGAACGTCGCCCCGGCGATGAACCCCGGATACCCGTTGCGGATGGTGTCGGCGCCCGCCACGTACTGGACCTCCGGCCAGGCCAGCCCCGCGTCCGCCAGCGCGGCCCGCGCCGCCACCAGCCCGTACTCGACGAAGTCACGCCCCCACTTGCCCCACGGGTGCATCCCCGCACCGAGCACCGCGATGTCTCTTGTCATCGGCTCGCTCCGCTCGCGACGCGCAGCCTCTTTCGCGCGGCGGCTTCCCTCGTCGCTCCGGTCGCAGGCTCCCCGCGCTCCTCAGTCCAGCCCCCGCGCGGCTGCGCTCTTGTCATCGGCTCGCTCCGCTCGCGATGCCCTCTCCGGAGCGCGCGGGCCGCCACATCCAGACGGTGTACTCGGCCTCGTCGTCCTCGTAGAGGGTGCCCTCCGTCAGCTCGACCTCCATGCCGACCCGCAGGTCGTCCACGCCGATGCCCGGCACGACCTGGCCGAGCACGACCATCCGCTCGGTCTCCAGCTCGACGGCCGCGACCGTGTACGGGCGGAAGGGGTCGGGGGAGACGTAGGGGGGCGGGGGCTTGTAGCGCGAGTCGGCGTACGACCAGACCCGCCCGCGGTTGGAGAACGCGTACTCCTCCAGTTCCGAGCCGTCCCGCGGGCCGGTGCAGGCGGGGTTGCGGCAGGCCAGCCGGTTACGGGGGAAGTAGGGGGTGCCGCAGGACGTGCAGCGGGTGCCGAGCAGCCGGACGCCGTCGCCGGTGGCGAACCACCCCTCCACCGCCGGACGCCGTTCCTTCGTCGTGGTCAACGCCGCCTCCTCCAGGGGCCACCTTCTCCGCGCCGCAGCTTACCAACCAAGCGCCCGTTCAAATCAAGGGTGACGCCGGCGGCGACGGCGAGGGCGAGCAGGGCCAGGACGTAGGCGCCGGCCCCCGTCCAGTGGGCGCGCTCGTAGGCGACGCCGCCCGCCGAGCCGCCGATGCTGCTGCCGAGGTAGTAGGCGCACAGGTAGAGCGCGGACGCCTGC
This region includes:
- a CDS encoding lipid-transfer protein gives rise to the protein MTRDIAVLGAGMHPWGKWGRDFVEYGLVAARAALADAGLAWPEVQYVAGADTIRNGYPGFIAGATFAQALGWSGARISSCYAACASGAQAIDAARARILAGLCDVALVVGADAAPKGFFKPVGGDRPDDPDWLRFRLLGATNPIYFALYARRRMAVHGATLDDFAAVKVKNARHGLANPNARYRKEVSPEDVRASAVVADPLRLLDICATSDGGAALVLSSMEFARARGVRDPVRIPGLSTVTPTFPKTVLDLPDFATDSALAAAPPDLAFRPAIARAAYEEAGIGPEDLSLAEVYDLSTALELDWYEDIGLCEPGGAEELLRSGATALGGRVPVNPSGGLASFGEAIPAQAIAQVCELTWQLRGQAEGRQVEGASAGIAVNQGLFGHGSAIIAVR
- a CDS encoding Zn-ribbon domain-containing OB-fold protein, giving the protein MTTTKERRPAVEGWFATGDGVRLLGTRCTSCGTPYFPRNRLACRNPACTGPRDGSELEEYAFSNRGRVWSYADSRYKPPPPYVSPDPFRPYTVAAVELETERMVVLGQVVPGIGVDDLRVGMEVELTEGTLYEDDEAEYTVWMWRPARSGEGIASGASR